A single Dreissena polymorpha isolate Duluth1 chromosome 14, UMN_Dpol_1.0, whole genome shotgun sequence DNA region contains:
- the LOC127857070 gene encoding nascent polypeptide-associated complex subunit alpha, muscle-specific form-like isoform X28, with protein MLYANIVVIKRNGSDGASFPLTSTSCLFGRNHDCDIRIQLPQVGLEHCRLEVNENKEVFLVNLNKGHQVEVNGKPIQDSVQLNHKDVFSIIDRLFRLEFPTLSPQKMLKTPSSTPKATSKTPGKSPAISRKQSPSPGRHATPLAGHQPRGRTPKPSPKSILVAQNTPVSVKTTPIARPGSTPSSVKSVSKTKLTPRALSTPVVDMSQPGSSKKPFTSKTNSMNILANPIVEAVKQSTHSVPSPKVATPKQATPKPASAKVATPKPATPTVASPKVSTPKPANPRVASPKVATPKPATPRAESPRVATPKPATPRAASPKVATPKPATPRAQSPKVATPKPATPRAASPKVATPKPATPRAASPKVATPKPATPRAASPKVATPKPATSRAASPKVATPKPATPGAASPKVATPKPATPRAASPKVATPKPATPRAESPKVATPKPATYRAASPKVATPKPATPKAASPKVATPDPATPKPASTNVASPKPATPRAASPKVATPKPATPKAASPKKTPKSTTPLAWTTTPKVIFDTNNSAGKKTKDTPKAKNPVTPKSSSKKRPADDQGSAVAPSAKRKRVSFGPKLSPELFVKKLPPSTPVRRGALPPRVVELPKPSSSPLLKRRSLAAPQKSPIREESPAKKSSPKSAKKTLATVPGTPDAPSTSVSTAPAEKSPKGRSPSPKKPAGRSRSVSPAKKSQSPSSKGRRSTPLAAVSKSDTPVAVVAPLPSTPTTKEQSPKKSPKNTTPSQQRSRSVSPSKRSPKSSSPRSHSASPAQSPKSSKKTQLHQAVVNPVAEVARPPSPRKSTSPFKKASSETPKSQPKLSSPKTLPSKASSKAASPKRARSLSSSTKSTPKSGRKSSPVKSAKKLAKKSSRKSAGDANLKGLKRLMKTPKNKTNNNINESFTGLADMLLQSTPIISTPASARSKARPASPVNTVVESAAVPAVESASVLKAVKTPKSIKKSTPKSATLKSIKKTPRMEKNLKRKRSSPGMIVTVAVKRMKIGSPTPTKTLSPPVSLKKAVALRAIHGKKATPKLPKKTWADIVKKPAAVKTTPPKQQQSGPLVTAEGKNRTPPTVVRKAFPKTPRTKAALLAPSTGHIESPVTIIIGKKNRLVSKTPLRLPKKGRKSMIKKDKKKSMGRMSLGGVADLFTTPPQKSPVSSLSTPASNVGTPDSVLYADIPDTPNGPGEMFVSPLSVGKKSARKSVNLVGVKELFKGKTPAKSPSTPSGLKRMLASPKPTASPASPSGVARLFATPVSKPKASPAKSSSKKLTARKAVTNPKTVSPLSARGKKRALSPADFPLSKKPKLSGDVRAAVVESPVPATPKPARGTRNGGLKKLKTPVKTLKRTPKSKAVVKEVKSASPAKKGRSTRAGLKADTPAKSATQVKEAAVTVEASPAKKGRRGKPATPAKKTPVKKAAAAEKASVVVVDVPTPVEEKVAASPAKKGRATRRGKPASPAKKTPVKKTPVKKTPVKKTAVAKKTPEAISAPATEVSVPAPVQEEKVAASPVKKGRATRRGKPATPVKKTPVKKTPVKKTPVKKTPVKKTAVAKKAPEAISAPAPEVNVPAPVQEEKVATPVIAKLTGGRRAKVVVSPLKKSTKSAKKSPTPAKRGRAATAAVPLLETAAEQVTTVQQSAPTMEKVSTPAKASPVKKGRSTRRGKAASPVKKTPVKKAQATKAAPKPVTPVVQQEAIKVNSPVKSSPVKQGRTTRRGKAASPVKKTPVKKGQVTKAAPKTATPVKEQEVIKVATPAKATPAKKGRATRAAPKPATLVVEAPTVENTSQKRKAEVVDTVPAKKGKAASAETFVTATEPTVVVSPAKKGRAATRRGKAASPAKKGSSTKIAPVVAALVAEPEPVIVTVVKAKPGKRKAAEPGVAASPKKVKAAPQPSVKADSPVKAKRSTKGKEATPKVKKEKLAVKKATPAKRVTRARR; from the exons GTTTTTCTGGTAAACTTGAATAAAGGTCACCAGGTGGAAGTAAACGGAAAGCCAATTCAGGATTCTGTTCAACTGAATCACAAAGACGTGTTCTCCATCATCGATAGGTTATTTCGTCTTGAATTTCCTACACTATCACCTCAGAAGATGCTGAAGACCCCATCATCCACCCCAAAG GCCACGTCAAAAACCCCTGGAAAATCGCCTGCAATCTCCCGCAAGCAGTCCCCCTCACCAGGACGCCATGCCACCCCTTTAGCCGGTCACCAGCCAAGAGGAAGAACACCAAAACCTTCACCAAAGTCCATACTAGTTGCCCAGAATACTCCAGTGTCTGTTAAAACCACACCTATTGCAAGACCGGGTTCAACTCCATCTTCTGTTAAATCTGTTTCTAAAACCAAGCTCACTCCAAGGGCTTTGTCAACTCCAGTTGTTGACATGAGCCAACCCGGTTCTTCAAAGAAGCCTTTTACATCTAAGACAAATTCAATGAATATTTTGGCGAATCCAATAGTGGAGGCTGTAAAACAATCTACACATAGCGTTCCAAGTCCTAAGGTTGCAACACCCAAACAAGCTACTCCTAAGCCAGCAAGCGCAAAGGTAGCCACTCCTAAGCCAGCAACTCCAACGGTGGCAAGTCCGAAGGTATCTACCCCTAAGCCAGCAAACCCAAGGGTGGCAAGTCCAAAGGTTGCCACTCCTAAGCCAGCAACACCTAGGGCCGAAAGTCCTAGGGTAGCCACTCCTAAACCAGCAACACCTAGAGCTGCAAGTCCAAAGGTAGCCACTCCTAAACCAGCAACACCTAGGGCCCAAAGTCCAAAG GTAGCCACTCCTAAACCAGCAACACCTAGGGCCGCAAGTCCTAAGGTAGCCACTCCTAAACCAGCAACACCTAGGGCAGCAAGTCCAAAG GTAGCCACTCCTAAACCAGCAACACCTAGGGCCGCGAGTCCAAAGGTAGCCACTCCTAAACCAGCAACATCTAGGGCCGCAAGTCCAAAGGTAGCCACTCCTAAACCAGCAACACCTGGGGCCGCAAGTCCAAAGGTAGCCACTCCTAAACCAGCAACACCTAGGGCAGCAAGTCCAAAGGTTGCCACTCCTAAGCCAGCAACACCTAGGGCAGAAAGTCCAAAGGTAGCCACTCCTAAACCAGCAACATACAGGGCCGCGAGTCCAAAAGTAGCCACTCCTAAGCCAGCAACACCTAAGGCAGCAAGTCCAAAGGTAGCCACTCCTGATCCAGCCACCCCAAAACCAGCAAGTACAAATGTGGCTTCTCCGAAACCAGCAACACCCAGGGCGGCGAGTCCAAAGGTTGCCACTCCTAAACCTGCAACACCTAAGGCAGCAAGTCCAAAGAAGACACCTAAATCCACAACACCATTGGCGTGGACAACTACTCCAAAG GTCATCTTTGATACAAATAACAGTGCTGGCAAGAAAACTAAAG ACACACCCAAGGCCAAGAATCCTGTCACCCCAAAAAGCAGTAGTAAAAAGAGGCCAGCAGATGACCAAGGCAGTGCTGTTGCACCATCAGCTAAGCGAAAACGCGTGTCATTTGGTCCAAAACTGAGCCCAGAGTTGTTTGTTAAAAAGCTGCCCCCCTCAACCCCTGTGCGCCGTGGGGCTCTGCCCCCCAGGGTTGTCGAATTGCCAAAACCTTCATCATCACCTTTGCTGAAAAGACGCTCACTTGCTGCACCGCAGAAGTCGCCTATCCGGGAGGAATCACCTGCAAAGAAGTCTTCTCCAAAAAGTGCAAAGAAGACTTTGGCAACTGTTCCTGGTACTCCGGATGCTCCATCCACCTCAGTTTCTACAGCTCCTGCAGAGAAATCACCCAAGGGACGATCACCTTCACCCAAGAAACCAGCTGGAAGGAGTCGATCTGTTTCTCCTGCTAAGAAGAGCCAGTCTCCATCTTCCAAGGGCAGAAGATCCACCCCGCTTGCAGCTGTATCTAAATCTGATACTCCAGTAGCTGTTGTTGCCCCTTTGCCATCTACACCTACTACAAAGGAGCAATCCCCTAAGAAATCTCCCAAAAATACAACTCCCAGCCAGCAGAGAAGTCGCTCCGTCTCTCCGAGTAAGAGATCTCCTAAAAGTTCGAGCCCTAGAAGTCATTCAGCTTCACCAGCCCAGTCTCCTAAGAGTTCTAAGAAGACACAGCTTCACCAAGCAGTTGTTAATCCCGTTGCTGAGGTTGCAAGACCACCTTCACCAAGAAAGTCTACATCACCCTTCAAGAAGGCTTCCTCAGAGACCCCTAAATCTCAGCCCAAGCTGTCATCACCTAAAACTTTGCCATCGAAAGCTTCATCAAAAGCAGCTTCACCTAAGCGTGCAAGGTCTCTGTCATCTTCAACAAAATCTACACCAAAGTCTGGACGCAAATCATCCCCAGTCAAATCAGCTAAAAAGTTGGCTAAGAAGAGTTCTAGAAAGTCTGCTGGTGATGCCAATCTGAAGGGCTTGAAAAGACTAATGAAGACACCCAAAAACAAAACtaataacaatataaatgagAGTTTTACTGGTTTAGCGGATATGTTGCTGCAAAGCACACCAATCATTTCAACACCAGCATCTGCTAGGTCAAAGGCAAGACCTGCTTCACCAGTGAATACAGTTGTTGAATCTGCTGCAGTTCCAGCTGTTGAATCTGCTTCAGTTCTTAAAGCAGTAAAGACCCCCAAATCCATCAAGAAATCAACACCCAAGTCAGCCACACTTAAGTCAATAAAAAAGACCCCAAGAATGGAAAAGAATCTTAAGCGCAAGAGGTCTTCCCCAGGCATGATCGTGACTGTTGCAGTAAAGAGAATGAAAATTGGTTCTCCTACCCCAACAAAGACGCTATCCCCTCCAGTGTCACTCAAGAAAGCAGTCGCTTTGAG GGCTATCCATGGTAAGAAAGCCACACCTAAACTCCCAAAGAAGACATGGGCTGATATTGTGAAAAAGCCTGCAGCAGTTAAAACTACTCCCCCAAAACAACAGCAGTCTGGACCTTTGGTGACAGCAGAAGGGAAAAATAGAACACCCCCAACTGTTGTTCGAAAG GCTTTTCCTAAAACGCCCAGAACCAAAGCTGCCTTGCTGGCTCCTTCGACTGGTCATATTGAGTCCCCAGTCACTATTATCATTGGTAAGAAGAATCGCCTGGTGTCCAAGACCCCTCTTCGATTGCCAAAGAAGGGAAGAAAGAGTATGATTAAG AAGGACAAGAAGAAGTCAATGGGCAGGATGAGTCTTGGTGGTGTTGCAGATCTTTTCACAACTCCACCTCAGAAGTCGCCAGTGTCTTCCCTCTCCACGCCAGCATCCAATGTTGGTACGCCTGACTCAGTGCTGTACGCAGATATACCAGACACTCCTAATGGCCCTGGTGAAATGTTTGTGTCTCCTCTGTCAGTTGGCAAGAAGTCAGCCAGGAAAAGTGTGAACTTGGTTGGAGTGAAAGAGCTCTTTAAGGGAAAGACTCCAGCGAAATCACCTTCAACCCCATCTGGCTTGAAGAGAATGCTTGCCTCCCCCAAGCCAACAGCAAGTCCGGCTAGTCCATCAGGGGTAGCAAGGTTGTTTGCCACACCTGTGAGCAAACCTAAG GCCTCTCCTGCCAAATCGTCAAGCAAGAAGTTGACTGCAAGGAAGGCTGTGACAAATCCTAAAACAGTGTCACCTCTCTCAGCTAG AGGTAAGAAGCGTGCTTTGTCCCCGGCTGATTTTCCACTCAGTAAGAAGCCGAAGCTATCCGGAGATGTGAGAGCTGCTGTTGTCGAGTCTCCTGTACCAGCTACACCCAAACCAGCAAG GGGAACACGGAATGGTGGGCTTAAAAAGCTGAAGACTCCAGTCAAGACGCTGAAACGTACTCCTAAATCCAAGGCAGTGGTTAAGGAAGTGAAATCAGCCTCCCCAGCCAAAAAGGGCCGATCTACAAGGGCTGGACTTAAGGCAGACACTCCAGCGAAATCTGCCACACAAGTGAAAGAGGCTGCTGTCACAG TTGAAGCCAGTCCAGCAAAGAAAGGAAGGCGAGGGAAGCCAGCAACTCCAGCCAAGAAAACTCCAGTCAAGAAGGCAGCTGCAGCTGAAAAGGCATCTGTGGTAGTTGTAGATGTACCGACTCCAGTAGAAGAGAAAG TTGCAGCCAGTCCTGCAAAGAAAGGAAGGGCTACAAGGCGAGGAAAGCCAGCTTCTCCAGCTAAGAAAACACCAGTAAAGAAGACACCAGTTAAGAAAACACCAGTAAAGAAGACAGCTGTAGCTAAGAAGACACCAGAAGCCATATCAGCACCTGCAACAGAAGTTAGTGTACCAGCACCTGTACAAGAAGAGAAAG TTGCAGCCAGTCCTGTAAAGAAAGGAAGGGCTACAAGGCGAGGAAAGCCAGCTACTCCAGTTAAGAAAACACCAGTAAAGAAGACGCCAGTTAAGAAAACACCTGTAAAGAAGACGCCTGTTAAGAAGACAGCTGTAGCTAAGAAGGCACCAGAAGCCATATCGGCACCTGCACCAGAAGTTAATGTGCCAGCACCTGTACAAGAAGAAAAAG TTGCCACCCCAGTAATAGCCAAGCTCACAGGCGGTCGCCGTGCCAAGGTGGTTGTTAGTCCACTTAAGAAAAGCACAAAATCTGCCAAGAAATCCCCCACTCCTGCCAAGAGGGGTAGAGCTGCAACGGCTGCTGTCCCTTTACTGGAAACAGCTGCTGAACAAGTCACAACAGTGCAACAATCGGCACCAACTATGGAGAAAG TTTCTACCCCAGCTAAGGCGTCTCCAGTAAAGAAGGGCCGTTCAACACGCCGTGGTAAGGCTGCAAGTCCAGTCAAAAAGACCCCTGTCAAGAAGGCACAAGCAACAAAGGCTGCACCTAAACCTGTTACTCCTGTTGTGCAACAAGAAGCTATTAAAG TGAATTCCCCAGTTAAGTCCTCTCCAGTAAAGCAGGGCCGTACAACAAGACGAGGAAAGGCTGCAAGCCCAGTCAAGAAGACACCTGTCAAGAAGGGACAAGTAACAAAGGCTGCACCTAAAACTGCTACACCTGTTAAAGAACAAGAAGTTATTAAAG TTGCTACCCCAGCCAAGGCCACCCCAGCCAAGAAGGGACGTGCAACAAGGGCTGCACCTAAGCCTGCTACTCTTGTTGTTGAAG CACCTACTGTAGAGAATACCAGCCAGAAACGGAAAGCAGAAGTTGTGGACACTGTTCCTGCTAAAAAGGGCAAAGCAGCATCTGCAGAAACTTTTGTGACAGCAACAG aGCCTACTGTTGTGGTCTCTCCTGCAAAGAAGGGGCGAGCAGCGACAAGGCGTGGAAAGGCAGCTAGTCCTGCAAAAAAGGGGAGTTCTACAAAAATTGCCCCAGTAGTTGCAGCACTTGTGGCTGAACCAGAGCCTGTCATAG TGACCGTGGTAAAAGCAAAGCCAGGAAAGAGAAAGGCTGCTGAACCAGGGGTAGCAGCATCTCCGAAGAAAGTTAAAGCAGCACCTCAGCCATCTGTTAAAGCTG ATTCGCCAGTGAAAGCCAAGCGTTCAACCAAAGGTAAAGAAGCTACCCCTAAAGTGAAGAAAGAGAAGCTGGCTGTCAAGAAAGCAACTCCTGCTAAACGCGTCACAAGGGCAAGAAGATAA